The Salvelinus fontinalis isolate EN_2023a chromosome 36, ASM2944872v1, whole genome shotgun sequence genome window below encodes:
- the shbg gene encoding sex hormone-binding globulin produces MGSLKTMSGGLLLGLCLTLLGWGAEGQWNGRLKKEVSGSGPIYLGQQQRGTWWPLMQTRENLTEVKSIKSMFQFRTFDPEGVVFYGDTREGEDWFVMILRNGIPEMQIGKADILVSVQGGSKLNDGKWHLVEISSQGDFVVLEVDGQKELVVGLKSKETMEVLTGQIRLALGGILVSLDKLLLPFQPEMDGCIRKGNWLNLSTPWETELIGEPWPCYQNIQPGSYFPGDGLAAFNTTDLPGHQTEEGGITIDIHGDSTKMEGTVLSLKTPGQELPTVTVKINNNPKKVILTILKRDTITEQSFSRLSLTLLKNQVNMDIDDTQITFEIDSIPDFPRSWKEGMILAFGGLPGDGVSYSSNQYLKGCLEKIQVQGQDVDLDRALYKDLSVSSHSCPSEV; encoded by the exons ATGGGCTCGTTAAAGACCATGTCAGGTGGACTGCTGCTGGGTTTATGTCTCACCTTGCTGGGATGGGGAGCTGAGGGACAATGGAACGGACGCCTCAAG AAGGAGGTATCGGGCAGTGGCCCTATCTACCTTGGCCAACAACAACGAGGCACCTGGTGGCCCCTGATGCAGACCAGAGAAAACCTGACGGAGGTCAAAAG CATCAAGTCCATGTTCCAGTTCCGGACGTTTGACCCCGAGGGGGTGGTGTTCTATGGGGacaccagggagggagaggactggTTTGTTATGATCCTCAGGAACGGCATCCCTGAGATGCAGATCGGGAAAGCAGACATCCTCGTCAGTGTGCAAGGGGGATCCAAACTCAACGACGGCAAGTGGCATCTG GTGGAGATCAGTAGCCAGGGGGATTTTGTGGTGCTGGAGGTGGACGGCCAGAAGGAGTTGGTGGTGGGACTGAAGTCCAAAGAGACCATGGAGGTTCTGACAGGCCAGATCCGCCTCGCCCTCGGGGGAATCCTGGTCAGCCTGGACAAGCTGCTCCTCCCG TTCCAGCcagagatggatggatgtatcCGGAAGGGGAACTGGCTAAACCTGAGCACCCCCTGGGAGACAGAGTTGATTGGGGAGCCCTGGCCCTGCTACCAGAACATCCAGCCAGGGAGCTATTTCCCCGGAGATGGACTGGCTGCATTCAACACCACAG ACCTCCCTGGCCACCAGACAGAGGAGGGTGGAATTACTATTGACATCCATGGAGACTCCACTAAGATGGAAGGAACAGTTCTGAGCTTGAAGACCCCTGGGCAGGAATTGCCCACAGTAACAGTGAAAATAAACAATAACCCAAAG AAAGTCATACTGACCATCCTCAAGCGTGACACCATCACCGAACAGAGTTTCAGCAGACTGTCCCTAACCCTGTTGAAGAATCAAGTGAACATGGACATCGATGACACGCAAATAACATTTGAGATCGACAGTATACCTGACTTTCCTAGAAGCTGGAAAGAGGGGATGATCCTTGCATTTGGGGGGCTTCCAG GTGATGGAGTGTCTTACAGTAGCAACCAGTACCTGAAGGGCTGTCTGGAGAAGATCCAGGTCCAGGGACAGGATGTGGATCTGGACCGGGCGCTGTACAAGGACCTCTCCGTTTCCTCCCATAGTTGCCCCTCAGAAGTCTGA